Part of the Deltaproteobacteria bacterium genome, ATCGACGACCTTCGCGCGGCCCTCGTAACGTTCGCCGCGCGCGATGGCCGCCGCGACGGGGTTCGGCTTGCCGTCGGGGTTTGTCGAGGGAATGTACGTCCCTACCGCGCGCTTGCCGTCGGCCTTTTTCACGTTCGTCGCCACGCGCAGCAGGTCGCCCTGCTCGTTCATCTTCTGAAAGATCGTGCACGACGCCCCGATCAGGTCGCGGACGTCGTCGACTACGGGCGCTCGCTTCAAGAAATCGGTGAGCGGTTCGACGGGCGCGACGCCGAGCGTGAGCCGCGGCAGCTTCACGGCCTGAGCCTGCTTGGTGAACTGGTTTTCGGCCTGCCACTCGACCACCTGATCGACCGCGAGGCCGGCGCCGCCGCCGTCCTGCAACACCCGCTTCGCGACGGCGAATCCCGAGCCGAGCTCGTGCTGAACCGTGGCCGCGTGCGCGTCGATCATATGATTGACGCCCTGCAACACGGCGCCGAGGCTGGAGTTGGTCATCCCATCCATCTGTTCGGCGACCTCTCCCTGCATGCCGCCGCCGAGATAGAGGGCGATGAGCGTGAGTGCGACGACGGGCATGGCGACGAGCGCGACGCCCATCGCGAGCAGTTTGGACCTGATGGAACGGAAACGCAGAATCGACATGAATTTCTCCCCCACGGCTCAATCCCCGAGCCGGTCGAAAGACCCACAAAGCGAACCCTTGATATCGAAAAAAGAACGACCACGCGCCCGGCGGTGGTCTTTTTCTTGGACTCGAAAATTTTCGATCGAACTCGTTGCTCATGACAGGATTCGGCAGTGCACCACAGGTCCTTCATAAAAATCGTCATTCTTTGCGAACGGCTCGTTCTCGAAAAACCTTCTATCTCCTCCAAATAACTCCCCCGGATCGCGAAAACGTGCTAATTTCTCTTCCGCATGGCAAGGCAGGATAATCCTCTCTTCATCATCGGCGCGACGGGCTACACGGGCCGCGAGGTCGTTCGCGCGGCGCGGGACGCGGACATCGAGGCGGTCGCGCATGTTCGCCCGGACTCTCCGCGCCTCGCTGAATGGACGAGCCGTTTCGCGGGGATCGGCGCGCGTGTCGATACGACGCCGTGGAACCTGGGACCCCTCGCGGACGCCTTTCGGCGGGAGAAACCGGTCGCGATCGTCATCGCCATCGGCACGACCCGCGACCGCGCCAATCGCGTCGCCCGCGCCGGCGGCGATGCCGGGGGGCAGAGTTACACTGCGGTGGATTTTGGTCTGACGAAGATGGTCGCGGACGCGGCGGTCGCATCCGGCCGGCGTCCGCGGCTCGTGTATCTCTCCGCGATCGGTACGACCGCGAGGTCGACGTCGCCCTACGGACGGGCGCGCTGGATGGCGGAGGAGGCTGTGCGCGGGTCGGGTCTGCCGTTCACCATTGTGCGCCCGGCGTTCATCAGCGGCGCGGACCGCGACGAGCCACGTCCCGCCGAGCGCGTCGCCGCGGCATTCTTCGATACGATCTCGACCACGGCGGGAGCAATCGGATTCCGCAACTTCGCGCGGCGCTGGCGAACGATCGACGGAGGGCAGCTCGGCCGCGCCCTCGTTCGCGTGGCGATGGACCCCCTGTTCGAAAACCGGATCGTGGAATCCGAGGATCTGACCGAAAAGCTGCCCGTGACGCTCTGACCAGTTCGGCCATTCGGTCATTTTTCACGAGCCGGGTGTTGCCCTTATTTGCGGCTGTCGCTAAACTCCCGAGGCTGTTGATTCGATATGAATAAGGATCGGGGCCGGAAAGGGACGACCACCCTCATGGGTCTTCGCGAGGATCTACGCGGCAGGAATTTTCTGGATACGCCGTTTGGACACAGCGTCCTGCGGTTTCGGCGCGTCTTTATCGTATCCAGCCAGATATTTCTTATCATTTTCGGCTATTTTCTCGCGTTTTCACTGCGTTTCGACGCGTCCGAATCCGACTACGCGGGACGCCTCTTCTGGCGCAGCGCGCCGTGGATCATCCTCATCAAGATCGCGGTGTTCTACTACTTCGACCTGTATCGGGGGTGGTGGCGCTACGTCGGCATGGACGACCTGACCGACATCATCCGCGCCAGCACGGTCTCGACGCTCGCCTTCATCGTCGTCGCGGTCTTTTTCTTCCCGGGCTTTCCTCGTTCGATCTTCATGATCGACTGGTTCATCACGATCACTTTCATCGGCGGCATCCGATTCTCCCTGCGCGCCTTCCGCGAGAAGCTGCTCAACGAACGCACGCCCGTGGGCTCCAACGTGCTGATCTACGGCAGCCGCCAGATCGGCGTCGAGCTGCTCAAGGAGATCCGCAACAACGAAGCCCTGCGCCTGAACGTCATCGGATTCATCGACGACTTCGCGCCGAAGAAGGGTTTCAAGATCCACGGCGTGTCGATCCTCGGCGGCCGCGAGGAAATCCCGCGCATTCTCGAGCGACACAAGGTGGACGAGATCATCATCACTTCGCCGGCGCTCAAGCCCAAGGAACTCAAGGACCTCATCAGCCGGTTCCGCGAGACCAACGTGCGCTTCAAGATCGTTCCGCCCATGGCGGACATTCTCAACGAGCGTGTCTCGGTCAAACAGCTTCGCGAGGTGTCGGTCGAAGACCTGCTCGGACGCAAGACCGTGCGTCTCGACCAGGACCTGATCCGCTCGCAACTCGAAGGACGCACGATCCTCATCACCGGAGCGGGCGGCTCGATCGGAAGCGAGCTGTGCCGTCAGATCGCGGGCGTCGATCCCGACACGATCGTGCTGTTCGAGCGTAACGAAAACGCGCTGTTCATGATCCAATGGGAACTCGTCCAACATTTTCCGCATGTGCGGACGCTGCCGATCATCGGCGACATTCTCGACCGCGCGAAGTTGCTGGCGGTGATGGCCGAGCACCGTCCGCAGGTCGTGTTCCACGCCGCGGCTTATAAGCACGTGCCGATGATGGAGCTGCACCCCATCGAGGCCCTGCGCAACAATGTCGAGGGCACGCTCAACGTCGCCCTCGCGGCGATCGAGCGCGATGTCGAGCGATTCGTCTTCATCTCCACCGACAAGGCCGTGCGCCCGACCAACGTCATGGGCATGACCAAGCGGATCGGCGAGATGATCCTTCAGTCGCTCGCGCAGAAAAAGCCGGCGACGAAATTCATCGCGGTGCGTTTCGGCAACGTGATGGGGTCGTCGGGCTCGGTGATTCCGCTGGTCCACCGGCAGATTTCCGAAGGCGGGCCGGTCACGGTGACGCACCCCAAGGCGCAACGGTACTTCATGACGGTGACCGAGGCGACGCAGCTCGTGATGCAGGCCGCGGCGATGGGACAGGGCGGCGAGATCTTCGTGCTCGAAATGGGCGAGCAGATCAACATTCTGGAACTCGCGCGCAACCTGATCCGCCTGTCGGGGCTCGACGCGGACAAGGACATCGAAATCAAGTTCGTGGGGCTTCGCCCGGGCGAAAAGCTCTCGGAAGAGCTGTTCACCGGCAAGGAAAAGATGGAGCGCACAGCGCACGACAAGATCTACGCCGAACCCTCGGCGCAGCTCGGCGTGACGCGTGATTTCGATCAACGGGTCCGGCGGCTGATCGAGCTGTCCGGCGAGGAACGCGTGGACGAGACGATTGTTTTGATGCGAGAATTGACGCGTCAGGGGATGTCCGAAACGGCGACGGACGAACATCCCCCGGCGGTTCTGCACACTCCGCGGAGAGACGGATGAAATCGGGAATGCGCATGGGGGCATGGAGCCGGGTCGCCGTCGTCGTTCTCGCGATCTTCGTGGTCGCCGGGCCTGCACTGGCGCAGGACGAGGATGAAGAAGAAGGCGCGGCGCCGGCGACAACCGAAGTCGAACCCGTCGCGCCGTCGGGTCCGCAGGTGCAGGATGCGAAGCCCAAGGTCAACAACCTGCCGCAGAACTTCAAGGGCATGTCGGGTCTGTTCTTCACGACGTCGTCGCGCACGCTCGACCCCGGCACCGTCGAGGTCGGCACGGCGTACCTGCAACAGTCCAATCCCGATCCCGATTACACGCGCACCGAATACGTCTTCAACGCGGGTGTCGGCATTCCCGGCAACTTCGAGTTCGGCCTGCACGTCCCCTATGTCGAATCCAACCTGACCGTCGGCGAGCACATCGACGAATTCGGCCGGCGCGAGCGGACATTCGGCCAGGAGAACCACGCGGGGATGGGCAGCGTCGAAGGCATGTTCAAGTGGGGCTACGCGCATCCGTCGCTCTTTCTGCCGCCGCTGGCCATCGGCCTCGGCGGAATCGCGCCGGGCATC contains:
- a CDS encoding polysaccharide biosynthesis protein; translation: MGLREDLRGRNFLDTPFGHSVLRFRRVFIVSSQIFLIIFGYFLAFSLRFDASESDYAGRLFWRSAPWIILIKIAVFYYFDLYRGWWRYVGMDDLTDIIRASTVSTLAFIVVAVFFFPGFPRSIFMIDWFITITFIGGIRFSLRAFREKLLNERTPVGSNVLIYGSRQIGVELLKEIRNNEALRLNVIGFIDDFAPKKGFKIHGVSILGGREEIPRILERHKVDEIIITSPALKPKELKDLISRFRETNVRFKIVPPMADILNERVSVKQLREVSVEDLLGRKTVRLDQDLIRSQLEGRTILITGAGGSIGSELCRQIAGVDPDTIVLFERNENALFMIQWELVQHFPHVRTLPIIGDILDRAKLLAVMAEHRPQVVFHAAAYKHVPMMELHPIEALRNNVEGTLNVALAAIERDVERFVFISTDKAVRPTNVMGMTKRIGEMILQSLAQKKPATKFIAVRFGNVMGSSGSVIPLVHRQISEGGPVTVTHPKAQRYFMTVTEATQLVMQAAAMGQGGEIFVLEMGEQINILELARNLIRLSGLDADKDIEIKFVGLRPGEKLSEELFTGKEKMERTAHDKIYAEPSAQLGVTRDFDQRVRRLIELSGEERVDETIVLMRELTRQGMSETATDEHPPAVLHTPRRDG
- a CDS encoding NAD(P)H-binding protein is translated as MARQDNPLFIIGATGYTGREVVRAARDADIEAVAHVRPDSPRLAEWTSRFAGIGARVDTTPWNLGPLADAFRREKPVAIVIAIGTTRDRANRVARAGGDAGGQSYTAVDFGLTKMVADAAVASGRRPRLVYLSAIGTTARSTSPYGRARWMAEEAVRGSGLPFTIVRPAFISGADRDEPRPAERVAAAFFDTISTTAGAIGFRNFARRWRTIDGGQLGRALVRVAMDPLFENRIVESEDLTEKLPVTL